The nucleotide sequence CAGTATACCCGCTGTGTCCAGATGTCGGACCGGCGAAAATCGCGTTTCGTTCCGATGAATCCCGGCATGCGGCAACTTTGCGGGGGCGAATCGCACCGGTTGCACCTACGCCGCGCGGGGGCCCGCGGCCGGGCGATTCACGTCGGCTCAAATTCAATTGAACGGTTCAGCGAAACCGTGATCCGGAATCGGCCACGGCGTCGATCCGATGGGCGGGCTGCCGGGCCACCGAGCCGCGTCCGGGTTAGTCGCGCGGCGATTGGCGTTCACGATTTCGTGGTTGATGCCGCCGCGCCGGGCCTATTGGCCGTCGCCGCCACGCTGGGACCAGTCCCCAGAGGCGGGGGGACGCAAGTTGATCGAAGATAAACTTTCCGGCGTCTCCGGCGCAGCGTCTTTGGCCGTGGAGTGGCGGGTCAATTGCGGCTCTTTGGACCGCCGCCGAGTGTCGGCTTGCTGGCGATTCTGGGTTCGAGCTTGGGGGCCGGGGCGTCGGCCACGACGGCGGCCGCGCTGCAGCGGAACGTGCCGGGCATCGAGCCGTTGAAGCAGCTTGGTGATGCACAGCTTGTTGATGCTCAGGTTCTGTTCGTCGGCTTCCATCCGCAGAGCTTCGTGAAGTGATTTTGGGATGCGGATCGTGATCATCCGCTCCGGTTCACTGGCCCCTCCCTTGCCCACTTCCTGGCTCCGCAACGCCGCAATCATTTCTTGGATTTCGATGTACGGATCGGTCGTTTCGAAGTACCGCATTTGATCCGGGTGGGGGAACAGTTTTCGGCAGATGCCCTCGGTCCCCAGCAGCTCGCGAAACAGGACCACCCAGTCCCCCGTTTGGCTGAACGCATCGGCGGCCAAACGTAGGGCTTCGCCGGGGCGTTCTTCCATCGGCAAATCGGTGTCGATCGGCCCCAGACTCAGGCGTACCGATTCAGGCTGTGGCTTGTCCGGATCCGGATCGCTGGCGTATCGCAACGGCCGGCCTTCGGCGTCCACGGCGTTCTTGCCGTTGAGGTTGCGGCGGGCGGGGGCGGAGTTGTGCGAAGGCGATGATGAGGGCATAGCGAACGAAATTTCCGGTCGGATTCCTTGACATGCACGTCCCCGGGCGGGCCCCGGCGGTGCTTGCTGGTATCCTGGGAGGGCGTGCGATTGATTTGCCGCCATCCTCCGACCCATTCAAATGCTATCGCCGAACATTTGCTGTCATAACGACTTAGCG is from Crateriforma conspicua and encodes:
- a CDS encoding toxin-antitoxin system HicB family antitoxin; amino-acid sequence: MPSSSPSHNSAPARRNLNGKNAVDAEGRPLRYASDPDPDKPQPESVRLSLGPIDTDLPMEERPGEALRLAADAFSQTGDWVVLFRELLGTEGICRKLFPHPDQMRYFETTDPYIEIQEMIAALRSQEVGKGGASEPERMITIRIPKSLHEALRMEADEQNLSINKLCITKLLQRLDARHVPLQRGRRRGRRPGPQARTQNRQQADTRRRSKEPQLTRHSTAKDAAPETPESLSSINLRPPASGDWSQRGGDGQ